The genomic region ACGCGACCTCAGCTATCGACGCCTCCACCGAGTCGACTATCCTGCGCAATCTGCGCGACAACCTCGAAGGCGTGACTCTCATTGCCGTGGCGCACCGGCAGTCGACGGTGGACCACGCCGACCGGGTGATCATCCTCTCCCCTGCGGACGGTGAGGGCAGCGGCGGCAGCCGCGTGGTCGCCGACGGTCCGCGCGAGGAGATTGTGGAGACTGACCTCTACCGCGCGCTCATGGACCCGGATGTCGGCCGCGCCCAGCGTCCCGAACCTTCCCACGACCAACTCTGGCCCGAGGTCGCTGAGGAAACCCACGAGCACGTGCTCACCCGAGCAGCGGGCGCCGGAGCCGGGGCCGGTTTCGGCGGTGGCGGTGGTCGCGGCGGCGGGGGCGGGGGTGCCGCCCGCGTGGTCACCGCGACGCCGGAGTTGTTGGAGCGCCTCGAACACCTCCCTCCTGCCACGGAACAACCCACTGGCACCATCCCGGAGGGTGTGCGCGCGATGCTGCGCTCTGTGCGCTGGCTCATCCTCGCCGTCACTCTCTTACTCGTGGTCGGGGTGCTCACGGACTTGGCCTTCCCCACCCTGGTGCGCACCGCGATCGACCGCGGCATCCAGGCGGGCGACCCGGGCGCACTGTGGGCCGTCGGCGCGGCCGCCCTCATCGTTGTGGTCATCGCCTGGGCTGCGAACGCAGCAATGACGGTACTGTCCTCGCGCTCCGGCGAGCGGCTCCTCTACGGCTTGCGGGTCCGTAGTTATGACCACTTGCAGAAACTGGGTCTGAGCTACTTCGAGTCGAATCTGTCGGGGCGGATCATGACGCGGATGACCACCGACATCGACACGCTATCCAGTTTCCTGCAGACGGGATTGGCGCAAGCGGTGGTCTCCGTCGGCACGCTCATTGGTGTCACTGTCATGCTCGTGGCAACGGACGGTTCACTCGCACTCATTGCTCTCGCCGCAGTGCCGATCATCGCGGTGATCACGGTGGTGTTCCGCCATTACTCAAAGCGTTTCCACGCCCAAGCCCGTGCACAGATCTCGGCGGTCAATGGCGAGTTCGCGGAGCTCATCGGCGGCATCCGCAGCAGCCAGATGCACCTGATGGAGCCGGTTGCAGAAGCAGGCTTCCGCGACGAAAGCGAGAAGTATCGGCGCTTGCGCATGCGCTCCCAGCTGCTCGTCGCCTTCTACTTCAACGGCATGCAAGCGATCACCCAGATCATGACAGCAGTAGTGGTCGGTGTGGGCGCGACCCGCGTCGCCGACGGCACCCTGTCGGTCGGTGTGCTGGTCGCTTTCACCATGTACTTGAGCCTGCTCTACGGGCCGATCCAGCAGCTGGGCCAGATTTTCGACTCTTGGCAGCAAGCCACCGTCAGCTTCGACCGCATCCGCGAACTGCTCGACACTGAGACCACGGTTCCCGACACCGGTACCCGCACGGGCGCTGCCACCGCCGCACAGGGCGAGCTCGCCCTGGAGAACGTCACTTTCTCCTACACCGCCGACGGCCCCGATGTGCTTAGTGATGTCGCCGTCACCGTCCAGCCAGGTCAGACTGTCGCCTTGGTGGGGCCGACGGGGGCGGGCAAATCAAGCGTCGTCAAGCTGTTGGCGCGTTTCTATGATCCCGTGACGGGCGCTGTGACCGCGAGCGGCGCGGACGTGCGTGACTTCCCGCTCGTGGATTGGCGGCGCGCGCTGGCGCAGGTGCCGCAAGAGTCCTACCTCTTTCCCGGGACTGTGGCCGACAACATCTCATATGGAGTCTCGGATGCCACCGCGGCCGAGATCGAGGATGCTGTCAGGCGTATCGGGGCGCTCGGCGTCATCGCTTCCATCCCCGGCGGGTTCAACCACCCCGTCGGCGAACGCGGTCGGGGCTTGAGTTCCGGCCAGCGCCAAATCATCGCGCTCGCCCGCGCGGAAATCCTCCACCCGCGCGTCGTGCTTCTCGACGAAGCCACCGCCACCCTCGACCCCGTGACCGAACGCGACGTGCTCGACGCGGCCGCGAAAACCACCCGCGGACGCACCTCCGTTATCGTCGCGCACCGCCTCGCTACGGCGCGGAGGGCCGACCGAATCCTCGTCATAGACCAAGGACGTATCATTGAGGACGGTACCCACGAGGAGCTGCTCCGCCAGGGCGGAAAGTATGCAGTATTGTGGGCTGTCGATGGCCAGCACCGCACGTGACGGAGCTGACCCGATAAAACAAACCGATTACACGGAAAACAACAAAGAAGCGAGGCGAGCAACTGCCGTGAGCAGCGAGAACACTTTCGGCCAAAATGACTGGCTGGTTGATGAGATGTTCCAGCAGTACCAGGAGGATCCCAACTCCGTCGACGAAGAGTGGCGCGAGTTGTTCGACAAGAAGGGCACCCCGGACTCCGGAGCGCCGCTTGCCTCCCCGGCTGCTAAGAAGGCCGCAGCAGACAGCGGCTCCAACGACCGCCCGCACCGGGCCCGCACCGAAACCAAGGTCGCTGAGACCACCGGTGCCCCGTCCCAGGACGGCCGCGAAACCAAGGTGGACAAGGCGATTGAGACTACGGCCAAGTCCCAGCCTTCCGAGAAGAACGCAGCTAAGAAGACCCCGAAGCCGTCCCCGATGGAAAAAGTCAAGCCGCTGCCTGAGGCTGGCGAGACCCAGCTGAAGGGCACCTTCAAGGCCATCGCTAAGAACATGGACGAGTCCCTGACCGTTCCGACGGCGACGACCGTGCGCGACATGCCGGTCAAGCTCATGTTCGAAAACCGTGCGCAGATCAACGACCACCTCAAGCGCACCCGCGGCGGCAAGATCTCGTTCACGCACATCATCGGCTGGGCCATTGTGAAGTCCGCCATGATCCACCCGGGCATGAACGTCAACTACACCGTCAAGGACGGCAAACCGTTCGTGGTCACGCCGGAGCACATTAACCTCGGTCTAGCTATTGACCTCCCGCAGAAGGACGGCACCCGCGCGCTCGTGGTCGCCGCCATCAAGGAGTGCGAGACCCTCACCTTCGAGCAGTTTGTCCGGGCGTACGAGGACATTGTCGCCCGCGCCCGCGACAACAAGCTGAAGATCGACGACTTCCAGGGTGTCACCATTCAGCTGACCAACCCGGGCGGTATTGGCACCCGCCACTCCATCCCGCGCCTGACCAAGGGCCAGGGCACCATCGTCGGTGTCGGCGCGATGGACTACCCGGCTGAGTTCGCCGGTGCTTCTGAGGACCGTCTCGCCGAGCTCGGTGTGGGCAAGCTGACCACGCTGACCTCCACCTACGACCACCGCGTCATCCAGGGCGCGGAGTCCGGCGAGTTCCTGCGCGACATCTCCCAGTTGCTTATCGACGATAAATTCTGGGACGAAATCTTCGACGCCATGTCCATCCCGTACGCCCCGATGCGTTGGGCGCAGGACATCCCCAACACCGGTGTGGACAAGTCCACCCGTGTGATGAACCTGATTGAGGCGTACCGCTCCCGCGGCCACCTCATCGCCGACACCAACCCGCTCAACTGGGAGCAGCCGGGCCTGCCCAAGCCGGACGTGTCCGACCTGCTGCTGGAGACCCACGGCCTGACCCTGTGGGACCTGGACCGCACGTTCAACGTCGGCGGCTTCGGCGGCAAGGAGACCATGACGCTGCGCGAGGTGATTACCCGCCTGCGCGCCGCCTACACCCTCCACGTCGGTGCCGAGTACACCCACGTCCTCGACCGCGACGAGCGCGACTGGCTGCGCGACCGCCTCGAGGTGGGCATGCCCAAGCCGACCAACGCGGAGCAGAAGTACATCTTGCAGAAGCTCAACGCCGCTGAGGCCTTCGAGAACTTCCTGCAGACCAAGTACCTGGGCCAGAAGCGCTTCTCCCTCGAGGGTGCGGAAACACTGATCCCGCTCATGGATGCCGTCATTGACACCGCTGCCGGCCAGGGCCTGGACGAGGTTGTCATTGGCATGCCGCACCGCGGCCGCCTGAACGTGCTGTTCAACATCGTGGGCAAGCCGGTCAAGACCATCTTCGGCGAGTTCGAGGGCAACCTGCAGCCCGCCCAGCAGGGCGGCTCCGGCGACGTGAAGTACCACCTCGGCTTCGAAGGCGAGCACATCCAGATGTTCGGCGACGGCGACATCAAGGTCTCCCTGGCCGCCAACCCGTCCCACCTGGAAGCTGTCGACCCGGTTCTGGTCGGTATCGCCCGCGCGAAGCAGGACATCATCAACCACGGCCAGCCCGCCGACGACCACCCGATCGTCCCGATGATGCTCCACGGCGACGCCTCCTTCACCGGCCTGGGCGTGGTTCAGGAGACCCTGAACATGTCCAAGCTGACCGGCTACGATGTCGGCGGCACCGTCCACATCGTGGTGAACAACCAGGTCGGCTTCACCACCACCCCGGACCAGGGCCGTTCCACCTACTACGCCACCGACCTGGCCAAGGGCTTCGACTGCCCGGTCTTCCACGTCAACGGCGACGACCCTGAAGCAGCCGCATGGGTCGGCCAGCTGGCCACCGAGTACCGCCGCGAATTCGGCAAAGATGTCTTCATCGACCTCATCTGCTACCGCCTGCGCGGCCACAACGAGGCTGATGATCCATCGGTAACCCAGCCGGTCATGTACGAGCGCATCGACTCCCACCCCTCCGTGCGTACCCGCTACACCAAGGACCTCATCGGCCGTGGCGATATCACCGAGGAAGAGGCCGAAATCGCCGCACAGGACTTCCACGACCAGCTGGACTCCGTGTTCAACGACGTCAAGGAAGGCGGCGGCTCCCCCGCCGAGCAGACCGGCATCACCGAGTCCCAGGAGCTCACCCGCGGCCTGGACACCTCCATCGACGAGGACCTGTTCAAGAAGCTGGCTGATGCTTACGCCAACCTGCCGGACGACTTCACGCCGAACAAGCGCCTGAAGACCGTTCTGAAGGCCCGCGGCGGCTCCTTCGACGGTGGCGACATCGACTGGGCATGGGGCGAGCTGCTCGCCTTCGGCTCCCTGGCGCACGGCGGCAAGCTCGTCCGCCTCGCCGGCGAGGATTCCAAGCGCGGTACCTTCACCCAGCGCCACGGTGTCCTGTTCGACCCGAGCACCGCGGAACAGTACAACCCGCTCGACGCCATCGCCATCGAGGCTGGCAACGGCGGCCGCTTCCAGATCTACAACTCCGCTCTGACGGAGTTCGGCGGTCTGGGCTTCGAGTACGGCTACACCGTCGGCAACCCGGACGCCCTGGTTGCTTGGGAGGCCCAGTTCGGCGACTTCGCCAACGGCGGCCAGACCATCATCGACGAGTACATCTCCTCCGGTGAGACCAAGTGGGGCCAGCTTTCCAGCCTGATCATGCTGCTGCCGCACGGTTACGAGGGCCAGGGCCCGGACCACTCGTCGGCACGCATCGAGCGCTTCCTGCAGCTCGTTGCTGAGGGGTCCATGACCATCGCTCAGCCGTCCACCCCGGCTAACCACTTCCACCTGCTGCGCCGCCAGGCGCTCGGTGAAATGCGCCGCCCGCTGGTCATCTTCACCCCGAAGTCCATGCTGCGCAACAAGGCAGCTGTCTCGCAGCCGGCAGAATTCATCGAGACCACCGGGTTCCGTTCCGTCATCGATGACCCGCACCTCGTTGACGCGAACAACAAGGTCATCGGCGATGCCGAGAAGGTCAAGACGATCATGCTGTGCTCCGGCAAGATCTACTACGAGTTGGAGAAGCGCCGCCAGAAGGACGGGCGTGACGACGTCGCGATCATCCGCATCGAGATGCTCCACCCGATCCCCTTCAACCGCCTCTCCGACGCCTTCGCCAACTACCCGAACGCCGAAGAGATCCGCTTCGTCCAGGACGAGCCCGCAAACCAGGGTCCGTGGCCGTTCTACAACGAGCACCTGGCCAACTACGTGGAGAACATGCCGCCGATGCGCCGCATCTCGCGCCGCTCCCAGTCCACGACTGCGACCGGCGTGTCCAAGGTGCACCAGCAAGAGGAGAAGGCGCTTCTCGACGAAGCTTTCGCCGACTAACCCTTCCCCTTAGAGAACCTAAAGCCCGCCACCTGGAGTTCAACCTCCGGGTGGCGGGCTTTTCGTAACGCTTGCGCGGCACCTGTAGCGCCCCACGGGCATCGGGCGCCACGACTCAGGAGTCCCGGGCTTCGCCTTCCTCGACGATGCGCTGAAGTTCAGCGCCCATACCGGTCTTCTCCATCATCCAGTCGTTCACGGCACGCGACGGGTCTCCCTCCGCCTTCGTCCGCTCGACCAGCCTTTGGAGATCCTCCGTGCTCAGCGCGCGGGTGGCCTTATGCATCGCTTGCCGGATACCACGATCGAACAATCCCACCTTGAAGACGGGCATGATGTTGCGTGGCAGAGTCTCCTGTTCGCTCGCCTCGGCGGGCGGTGCGTTCGTGGGTAGTGCGTCCGTTGGCGGTGCGTCCGTGGGTTGCCCTTCTGGGGGCTGTCCCTCCGGGATATCGTCCTCCGGTTTCGCGTTGCCCCCGCGTCTCGGCTCAACCCCGCGTGTGCTTTCCGGATTCTGCAAAGCACCGCCGTCGTCCTCGGGTTCGCACCCTTGAGCTGGCGAAGGATCCAACGTCATGAAATCACCGGGAAGCGTGCCAGCAGCAGCGTCGTACGTTGCGTGCTGGATATCCAGGTCTTCTTCATTTGCGGTGGCGATCTGCGCGCGGAGCTTCGCTTCCTCACCGGGGTTCTCGCCTTCCACAAGGGTGCCGGAGCAGAAGACTCCCAGATTCGCTTCACCCGACTGGAGCATTTCCAGCTTGTCTGAGGCAGTCGCGAGTTCAACGCCGACGATGCCGACCGGGCGGCCGTCGAGTTCAATGACCTGCCGGTAGATCTCGGCAAGCACCCACTGCTCCGGATCGGAAGGATCGGCGGCAATGACCACCGGTTCAGAACCGTCCTGCGCGCAGGACGAAAGCGTCAGCGCAGTGGCCACTGCGAGGACGTTGACAGCGAGTTTTCTCCCCAGCACTTAACGCTCCGGGTGAGCCGGGTTGTCGGGGTCAATGTTGGTTTCAGCGTGGTCGCGCGGTTCAACGCGGTAGCTTTCCGACGCCTCCACCCCCACCGGCCGCCAGCGGAGCTCCTCCGGCTGAACCGGACGCTCGTGCGGTGCCGGTTCCGGCTGGGCGGTCTGAGGACGCGCTTGCGGCTCGTGCGGCTCGTGCGGCTGGGCACCAACATGCGGCTCCCGCGGCTGCCCCTGCTGGATCTGCTCCCGCTGCGGCGCGGGCTGTCCCGGCTTGCCCATTTGGTTGATCATGTCCCTGGCGCGGGGGGCTTGGGAGGCTTCGCAGAGGACGTCGTAACGCCCAGCGACGATGGTGGTCATGGAGGAGAAGTCGCGCTTACCCTGCGTGAATGCATAACCGGCGGCCGCGAAGATGAGGCCGAAGATGACACCGATAACGAGCGCGGTGAACAGCGAACCCCAGACGTTGGGGCTGAACATTGCGAACAGCAGACCGACGAACAGACCCAGCCACAGGCCCGACAGCGCACCGCCGCCCAGGACGCGCCCCCAAGTCAGCCGCCCGGTGACCTTCTCCACCTGCATCAGGTCCACACCGACGATGGTCAGGTTCTCGACGGGGAACTCTCGGTCGGACAGGCCGTCGACAGCAGCTTGCGCCTCGGCGTAGGTATTGAAGCTACCGACCGGCCACCCGGACGGGCGCTGCAACGCTTGCGGGCGGG from Corynebacterium genitalium ATCC 33030 harbors:
- a CDS encoding general stress protein, giving the protein MTQPYNQQARPQALQRPSGWPVGSFNTYAEAQAAVDGLSDREFPVENLTIVGVDLMQVEKVTGRLTWGRVLGGGALSGLWLGLFVGLLFAMFSPNVWGSLFTALVIGVIFGLIFAAAGYAFTQGKRDFSSMTTIVAGRYDVLCEASQAPRARDMINQMGKPGQPAPQREQIQQGQPREPHVGAQPHEPHEPQARPQTAQPEPAPHERPVQPEELRWRPVGVEASESYRVEPRDHAETNIDPDNPAHPER
- a CDS encoding multifunctional oxoglutarate decarboxylase/oxoglutarate dehydrogenase thiamine pyrophosphate-binding subunit/dihydrolipoyllysine-residue succinyltransferase subunit, which codes for MSSENTFGQNDWLVDEMFQQYQEDPNSVDEEWRELFDKKGTPDSGAPLASPAAKKAAADSGSNDRPHRARTETKVAETTGAPSQDGRETKVDKAIETTAKSQPSEKNAAKKTPKPSPMEKVKPLPEAGETQLKGTFKAIAKNMDESLTVPTATTVRDMPVKLMFENRAQINDHLKRTRGGKISFTHIIGWAIVKSAMIHPGMNVNYTVKDGKPFVVTPEHINLGLAIDLPQKDGTRALVVAAIKECETLTFEQFVRAYEDIVARARDNKLKIDDFQGVTIQLTNPGGIGTRHSIPRLTKGQGTIVGVGAMDYPAEFAGASEDRLAELGVGKLTTLTSTYDHRVIQGAESGEFLRDISQLLIDDKFWDEIFDAMSIPYAPMRWAQDIPNTGVDKSTRVMNLIEAYRSRGHLIADTNPLNWEQPGLPKPDVSDLLLETHGLTLWDLDRTFNVGGFGGKETMTLREVITRLRAAYTLHVGAEYTHVLDRDERDWLRDRLEVGMPKPTNAEQKYILQKLNAAEAFENFLQTKYLGQKRFSLEGAETLIPLMDAVIDTAAGQGLDEVVIGMPHRGRLNVLFNIVGKPVKTIFGEFEGNLQPAQQGGSGDVKYHLGFEGEHIQMFGDGDIKVSLAANPSHLEAVDPVLVGIARAKQDIINHGQPADDHPIVPMMLHGDASFTGLGVVQETLNMSKLTGYDVGGTVHIVVNNQVGFTTTPDQGRSTYYATDLAKGFDCPVFHVNGDDPEAAAWVGQLATEYRREFGKDVFIDLICYRLRGHNEADDPSVTQPVMYERIDSHPSVRTRYTKDLIGRGDITEEEAEIAAQDFHDQLDSVFNDVKEGGGSPAEQTGITESQELTRGLDTSIDEDLFKKLADAYANLPDDFTPNKRLKTVLKARGGSFDGGDIDWAWGELLAFGSLAHGGKLVRLAGEDSKRGTFTQRHGVLFDPSTAEQYNPLDAIAIEAGNGGRFQIYNSALTEFGGLGFEYGYTVGNPDALVAWEAQFGDFANGGQTIIDEYISSGETKWGQLSSLIMLLPHGYEGQGPDHSSARIERFLQLVAEGSMTIAQPSTPANHFHLLRRQALGEMRRPLVIFTPKSMLRNKAAVSQPAEFIETTGFRSVIDDPHLVDANNKVIGDAEKVKTIMLCSGKIYYELEKRRQKDGRDDVAIIRIEMLHPIPFNRLSDAFANYPNAEEIRFVQDEPANQGPWPFYNEHLANYVENMPPMRRISRRSQSTTATGVSKVHQQEEKALLDEAFAD
- a CDS encoding ABC transporter ATP-binding protein, with the translated sequence MSPLLTRALKANAGFAALTLITAVVAAVLQVAVPGLTGAAVDVATGAREGSITTIAWAMVGIAAAQFAFQVLRRWAAGSLATRSQHWVRVELLRTLHRLDGPGQDDIVTGQIVSHSITDLGQLFSVFAMAPLALTRLVQLLLTLAIMLSLDVPLTLMSLGFLPLIVWVGGRSRRSMYAATWANQQSAAELASHVEQTVSGVRVVKAFGRAEHEVSVLDRLARDLYAVKMRAAKLTARFQPTLTQLPNIALVVTIVAGGLIALGGGMTVGGFVAFTVYLTSLTQSMSMLANTYVTLQMGMSGIDRLDDVLALSPEQPAPTAPTVPNGPAGIDFDHVTFTTDGRCVLDDVSFTVSPGEHVSVIGPAGAGKSMAVQLAGAFYTPDSGSMSLIDASGQRFRYSDFPAREILKAVTCVFDEAFLFSVSIRDNIAMGAGVTDAEVAHAARMACADEFIENLPDGYDTVVGERGLTLSGGQRQRIALARALLSQPAVLVLDDATSAIDASTESTILRNLRDNLEGVTLIAVAHRQSTVDHADRVIILSPADGEGSGGSRVVADGPREEIVETDLYRALMDPDVGRAQRPEPSHDQLWPEVAEETHEHVLTRAAGAGAGAGFGGGGGRGGGGGGAARVVTATPELLERLEHLPPATEQPTGTIPEGVRAMLRSVRWLILAVTLLLVVGVLTDLAFPTLVRTAIDRGIQAGDPGALWAVGAAALIVVVIAWAANAAMTVLSSRSGERLLYGLRVRSYDHLQKLGLSYFESNLSGRIMTRMTTDIDTLSSFLQTGLAQAVVSVGTLIGVTVMLVATDGSLALIALAAVPIIAVITVVFRHYSKRFHAQARAQISAVNGEFAELIGGIRSSQMHLMEPVAEAGFRDESEKYRRLRMRSQLLVAFYFNGMQAITQIMTAVVVGVGATRVADGTLSVGVLVAFTMYLSLLYGPIQQLGQIFDSWQQATVSFDRIRELLDTETTVPDTGTRTGAATAAQGELALENVTFSYTADGPDVLSDVAVTVQPGQTVALVGPTGAGKSSVVKLLARFYDPVTGAVTASGADVRDFPLVDWRRALAQVPQESYLFPGTVADNISYGVSDATAAEIEDAVRRIGALGVIASIPGGFNHPVGERGRGLSSGQRQIIALARAEILHPRVVLLDEATATLDPVTERDVLDAAAKTTRGRTSVIVAHRLATARRADRILVIDQGRIIEDGTHEELLRQGGKYAVLWAVDGQHRT